The proteins below come from a single Rhizobium etli CFN 42 genomic window:
- a CDS encoding alpha/beta hydrolase → MSPGAASHPRLASLTSHEVGGARRLNALLRLLPSYNTDRRWNAKTVQAAIHIAQLLVPDGLGRHRDVVTRAVLADGKRIRLRLIHPNGARRGLYVHFHGGAWVMGNARLDDGITRPIAKDCQVVVAGVDFHNAADDRLDLALLDSKASIEWLADHLAEFEVEHLVLGGESSGAQLAAEALLHLRQCRKAEAVVGFVSVCGAFDLGGSQSLRLSTGRSLVIDGQSALRNLQRLTPSLSGREAKGPLSADLSGLPPALLVAGALDPILDDSILMYERWQSQNGNADCVVFPEAPHGFNRFPTKLAARAKSLVRAWISQTLDRTASAGRG, encoded by the coding sequence GTGTCTCCGGGAGCAGCATCGCACCCGCGGCTGGCGTCGCTCACTTCCCACGAGGTCGGCGGCGCCCGCAGGCTCAATGCCCTGCTGCGGCTCCTTCCCAGCTATAATACCGATCGACGCTGGAACGCCAAGACTGTGCAGGCCGCTATCCACATAGCGCAACTCCTGGTGCCGGACGGGTTGGGGCGCCACAGGGACGTTGTCACTCGCGCTGTCTTGGCCGATGGCAAGCGCATCCGCCTCAGGCTAATCCATCCGAACGGAGCCCGCCGCGGCCTCTACGTCCATTTTCACGGCGGCGCCTGGGTCATGGGCAACGCCCGCCTTGACGACGGCATCACCCGCCCGATCGCCAAAGACTGTCAGGTGGTGGTGGCCGGCGTCGATTTTCATAATGCCGCCGACGACCGGCTAGACCTTGCTCTTCTGGACAGCAAGGCGTCGATCGAATGGCTGGCCGATCATCTCGCCGAGTTCGAGGTCGAGCATCTCGTCCTCGGCGGCGAGTCATCAGGCGCTCAACTCGCTGCAGAAGCGCTTCTTCATCTGCGCCAATGCCGCAAGGCGGAGGCCGTCGTCGGATTTGTTTCGGTGTGCGGCGCTTTCGATCTCGGCGGTTCACAAAGCCTGCGGCTCTCGACGGGCAGAAGTCTGGTGATAGACGGGCAATCGGCGCTCCGCAATCTGCAGCGACTGACGCCAAGCCTTTCCGGGCGCGAGGCGAAAGGTCCGTTGTCTGCCGATCTCTCGGGCCTGCCTCCGGCCCTGTTGGTCGCGGGGGCGCTCGATCCGATCCTCGACGACAGCATCTTGATGTATGAGCGATGGCAGAGCCAAAACGGCAATGCCGACTGCGTCGTCTTCCCGGAGGCCCCGCACGGCTTCAACCGCTTCCCGACCAAACTGGCAGCCAGAGCAAAAAGCCTTGTCAGAGCGTGGATATCGCAGACGCTCGACCGCACTGCGAGTGCGGGTAGGGGCTGA
- a CDS encoding Crp/Fnr family transcriptional regulator, protein MDDQQLKFRNELLRAMGPQEQELLLPHLERVDLEVPLILEMENSSVSDVYILESGLASIVARFPGGRDIEVGIVGREGMTGAAVILGGNQSANRTFMQVSGHGFKLPAVVLSTAMEESRPLRSLLLAYIQALLAQTTSTVLANGHARLEERLARWLLMVHDRTDGATIWLTHEFLAVMLGVRRAGVTVALHLLEGKGLIRSTRRQIVILNRRGLIEEAHGSYGAAEEEYRRLIGKDLARSA, encoded by the coding sequence ATGGATGACCAACAATTGAAGTTTCGCAATGAACTTTTGCGCGCAATGGGCCCGCAGGAGCAGGAACTCCTGCTGCCGCATCTGGAGCGGGTCGATCTCGAGGTGCCTTTGATCCTTGAAATGGAGAATAGTTCGGTCAGCGACGTCTATATTCTCGAATCAGGGCTTGCCTCGATTGTGGCGAGGTTTCCGGGCGGTCGCGATATCGAAGTGGGCATCGTCGGCCGCGAGGGCATGACGGGCGCGGCAGTGATTCTCGGCGGGAATCAATCCGCGAACCGGACGTTCATGCAAGTCTCCGGTCATGGCTTCAAATTGCCGGCAGTGGTCCTTTCCACCGCGATGGAAGAAAGCCGCCCCTTACGTAGCCTGCTTCTCGCCTATATCCAGGCGCTGCTTGCCCAAACGACGTCGACGGTGCTCGCCAACGGCCATGCCAGGCTCGAGGAGCGGCTGGCGCGATGGCTGCTGATGGTTCATGACCGGACCGATGGCGCGACCATCTGGCTGACCCACGAGTTTCTTGCGGTGATGCTCGGGGTACGCCGCGCCGGCGTCACGGTCGCGCTGCATCTGCTGGAAGGCAAAGGACTGATCCGGTCCACGCGGCGCCAGATCGTCATCCTCAACAGGCGGGGATTGATCGAAGAGGCGCATGGATCCTATGGCGCTGCCGAGGAGGAATATCGGCGGCTGATTGGAAAGGATCTCGCCCGCTCAGCCTGA
- a CDS encoding DUF6894 family protein, translated as MPRFYFNVVSNTGTVVDPEGSRLATIEDARREAVQDARTLLSQAVLSGKDISARKIHICDEQATLLLIVPFADTITSAE; from the coding sequence ATGCCAAGATTTTATTTTAACGTCGTTTCAAACACCGGCACGGTCGTCGATCCCGAAGGTTCGCGGCTGGCAACCATCGAAGACGCCAGGCGCGAAGCCGTTCAGGATGCGAGAACCCTCTTGAGCCAAGCGGTTCTTTCTGGAAAAGACATTTCAGCGAGAAAGATTCACATCTGCGATGAACAGGCCACCCTGCTTTTGATCGTGCCTTTCGCCGATACCATCACGAGTGCCGAATAG
- a CDS encoding sensor histidine kinase, with translation MDQYPLSSDEAEIYRHIVESARDYAIFAMDRDGTVVTWSAGATNLFGYSAPEIIGQSSAAIFTFDDQLAGAMLKEIRLALATGRADDNRWHVRKDGSSFWASGLMMPLRNNAGETYGLLKIVRDRTQMLHEDEARRASEERLQLILKSAIDYAIFAFDRDGRIISWNTGACRIFGYEEDEILGCDAHILFLPEDRDDGALEREMKTALERGRAENERFHLRRDGSKFWGSGLTMPLRSQRSGYLKVLRDDTARHFAEEHQQIMLREMSHRVKNSLGLVAAMLAMQARSTKQEEVGQALRDAEARVGTIAQVHDQLWRQPDIETVDLADFLSSLCQRLQQSTSRHAVTVDADPCMVDADRAIQIALLVNELVTNAFKHAYPDVSGAVTVSARSIADEIRLEVADDGRGLPAEVLSFENEGKSLGMKIVRALVQQLKAEMHIEDRVPGTGFVIRLPREG, from the coding sequence ATGGACCAATATCCCCTTTCGAGCGACGAGGCGGAAATCTATCGGCACATCGTCGAGAGCGCCCGGGACTATGCGATTTTTGCGATGGATCGCGACGGCACCGTCGTGACGTGGAGCGCCGGTGCGACAAATCTCTTCGGCTATTCGGCGCCCGAAATCATTGGACAGAGCAGTGCCGCCATCTTTACGTTCGATGATCAGCTTGCAGGGGCCATGCTCAAGGAAATCAGGCTTGCGTTAGCCACCGGACGCGCGGACGACAATCGCTGGCATGTGAGAAAGGACGGCAGTTCGTTTTGGGCTTCGGGCCTGATGATGCCGCTTCGCAACAATGCCGGCGAGACTTACGGCCTTCTGAAAATCGTCCGCGACCGGACGCAGATGCTGCATGAGGACGAAGCTCGGCGCGCCAGCGAAGAGCGTCTCCAGCTTATTCTCAAAAGTGCGATCGACTATGCGATCTTCGCTTTCGACCGGGATGGGCGGATCATCAGCTGGAACACCGGCGCCTGCCGAATCTTCGGGTATGAGGAAGACGAGATTCTCGGTTGCGACGCCCATATTCTCTTTCTTCCCGAGGACCGGGACGACGGCGCCCTGGAACGGGAGATGAAGACGGCGTTGGAGCGCGGCCGCGCCGAGAACGAGCGGTTTCACTTACGCAGGGACGGTTCGAAATTCTGGGGCAGCGGCTTGACCATGCCGCTTCGCTCCCAGCGCTCCGGCTACCTCAAAGTGCTCAGGGACGATACCGCGCGTCATTTTGCCGAAGAACACCAGCAGATCATGCTGCGAGAGATGAGCCATCGCGTCAAGAACAGCCTGGGCCTCGTCGCGGCCATGCTTGCCATGCAGGCGCGTTCGACCAAACAGGAGGAGGTCGGACAGGCCCTTCGCGATGCGGAAGCGCGTGTCGGAACCATCGCCCAGGTGCACGATCAATTATGGCGTCAGCCGGATATCGAAACGGTAGATCTGGCGGATTTCCTGTCGAGCCTCTGTCAGCGCCTGCAGCAATCGACCTCCCGCCACGCGGTAACCGTCGACGCTGATCCATGCATGGTCGATGCCGATCGGGCGATCCAGATCGCTCTCCTCGTCAACGAGCTGGTAACCAATGCCTTCAAACACGCTTATCCCGATGTCTCAGGCGCCGTCACCGTCAGTGCCCGCAGCATTGCCGATGAGATCCGCCTCGAGGTCGCCGACGACGGGCGGGGTCTGCCCGCGGAAGTGCTATCCTTCGAAAACGAGGGGAAAAGCCTGGGAATGAAGATCGTGCGCGCGCTCGTGCAGCAGCTGAAGGCGGAGATGCATATCGAGGATCGTGTGCCCGGTACGGGGTTCGTGATCCGCTTGCCGAGGGAAGGGTGA
- a CDS encoding helix-turn-helix domain-containing protein: MATMLGVRRSSVIDALHILESEHLIYSTRGLVIIRNRASLEAFAADAYDLPGITGRGSTVIERPSLALRR, encoded by the coding sequence ATGGCCACAATGCTGGGAGTTCGCCGCTCTAGCGTCATTGATGCCTTACACATCCTGGAGAGTGAGCATCTCATTTATTCCACCCGCGGCCTGGTCATCATCCGCAACCGCGCATCCCTGGAAGCCTTCGCAGCAGACGCCTACGACCTGCCTGGCATCACAGGACGCGGCTCGACGGTGATCGAACGCCCGTCTCTGGCACTGAGGCGCTGA
- a CDS encoding FadR/GntR family transcriptional regulator, translated as MFSPVESRRLYRQVADQIRSMIAGGELVVGQKLPAERELAEQLSVSRPTVREALIVLEVEGLVNIRMGSGIYVVRRQGISMATSESEPVEGPFELLQARAIIECAIAEEAATRAGPEDIAVLDEALRRMSGGLDDAATVLAADRAFHTGIAAIIGNATLIRVTGEMFDMRMTPYFAKLASHFEGPPTWRSAVDEHRAIRDAIAAGDTAGAKAAMRAHLTLSQKRFSESFGEEFSGEEERGRDKAAAKGATKT; from the coding sequence ATGTTTTCGCCCGTTGAATCGCGCCGCCTCTACAGGCAGGTAGCGGATCAGATTCGTTCGATGATCGCCGGCGGCGAGCTTGTCGTCGGTCAGAAGTTGCCGGCCGAGCGCGAGCTGGCGGAGCAATTGTCGGTCTCACGCCCGACCGTCCGCGAGGCGTTGATCGTTCTCGAGGTCGAAGGTCTCGTCAACATCCGCATGGGCTCCGGCATCTATGTGGTGCGCCGGCAGGGCATCAGCATGGCGACAAGCGAAAGCGAGCCGGTGGAGGGACCCTTCGAATTGCTGCAGGCGCGCGCCATCATCGAGTGCGCCATCGCCGAAGAGGCGGCAACCCGCGCCGGGCCGGAAGACATCGCTGTGCTCGACGAGGCGCTGAGGCGCATGAGCGGTGGCCTCGACGACGCGGCGACTGTGCTCGCCGCCGACCGCGCCTTCCATACAGGAATTGCCGCCATCATCGGCAATGCCACCCTGATCCGCGTGACGGGCGAGATGTTCGACATGCGCATGACCCCTTATTTCGCGAAGCTGGCCAGCCATTTCGAGGGGCCGCCGACATGGCGCAGTGCCGTCGATGAGCACCGGGCGATCCGCGATGCAATAGCCGCCGGCGATACGGCAGGCGCAAAAGCTGCGATGCGTGCCCATCTCACCCTGTCGCAGAAAAGATTTTCCGAGAGCTTCGGGGAGGAGTTTTCGGGAGAGGAGGAGCGCGGCCGCGACAAGGCGGCTGCGAAAGGAGCCACCAAGACTTAA
- a CDS encoding sialic acid TRAP transporter substrate-binding protein SiaP — protein sequence MKSRLAMILCTAAAIMATTAVAHAQTVLKWAHVYETSEPFHTDSVWAAEEIAKRTDGRYKIEVYPASQLGKEADINQGLKLGTVDIIISGSSFAARDYKPIGVTYFPYIFRNPDHLIAYTKSDVFKRLAKGYEDKIGNHIAAVSYYGTRHTTSNKPIAKCADMQGLKIRVPDVPAYLAMPRACGANTTPIAFAEVYLALQNGTVEAQENPLTTIEAKKFYEVQKNIILTGHIVDHLNTVISKTRWASLSDEDKKIFGEVMQQAAERTTKTIAGKENSLVATFKEKGLNVTEVDKSDFEKNVMEKVKFEDFGYEKADWEAIRAIQ from the coding sequence ATGAAGAGCAGACTGGCAATGATACTGTGCACCGCAGCCGCGATCATGGCGACGACGGCGGTCGCCCATGCCCAGACCGTCCTGAAATGGGCGCATGTCTACGAAACCTCGGAGCCGTTCCACACGGATTCCGTCTGGGCTGCCGAAGAGATCGCCAAGCGCACCGACGGGCGCTACAAGATCGAGGTCTATCCGGCCTCGCAGCTCGGCAAGGAAGCCGACATCAACCAGGGCCTCAAGCTCGGCACGGTCGACATCATCATCTCCGGGTCAAGCTTTGCCGCACGCGACTACAAGCCGATCGGCGTCACCTATTTTCCCTATATCTTCCGTAACCCGGACCACCTGATCGCCTACACCAAGAGCGACGTCTTCAAGCGGCTTGCCAAGGGTTATGAGGACAAGATCGGCAACCACATCGCCGCCGTCAGCTATTACGGCACGCGCCACACCACCTCGAACAAGCCGATCGCCAAATGCGCCGATATGCAGGGCCTGAAGATCCGCGTGCCTGATGTTCCCGCCTATCTCGCCATGCCGCGCGCCTGCGGCGCCAACACGACGCCGATCGCCTTTGCTGAAGTCTATCTCGCCTTGCAGAATGGCACGGTCGAGGCGCAGGAAAATCCGCTGACGACGATCGAGGCGAAGAAGTTCTATGAGGTCCAGAAGAACATCATCCTCACCGGCCACATCGTCGATCACCTGAACACCGTGATCTCGAAGACGCGGTGGGCGAGCCTTTCCGACGAAGACAAGAAGATCTTCGGCGAAGTGATGCAGCAGGCCGCCGAGCGCACCACCAAGACGATCGCCGGCAAGGAAAACAGCCTCGTCGCCACCTTTAAGGAAAAGGGCCTCAACGTTACCGAGGTCGACAAGAGCGATTTCGAGAAGAACGTGATGGAAAAGGTGAAGTTCGAGGACTTCGGCTATGAGAAGGCCGATTGGGAAGCGATCCGGGCGATCCAGTAA
- a CDS encoding TRAP transporter small permease has protein sequence MSQEIHTPITAEEIGHEFEGHAPTANVADYAVEDWITLIVFWLMAGCVFLQFFTRYVLNDSYAWTEEIAINCLIGVVFLGAVMCVRTSRHIQVDVFYHYMPAGLARVLATFVDIVRIGFFAYGCYLMWRYVDIVADEQMVTIELPRNIVFYSVLVAFVLMLIRAVIVFIANMRRGYSVLERPEEFQSVEG, from the coding sequence ATGTCGCAAGAAATTCACACGCCAATCACGGCCGAGGAAATCGGTCACGAATTCGAAGGGCACGCGCCGACGGCGAACGTCGCGGACTATGCCGTCGAAGACTGGATCACGCTGATCGTCTTCTGGCTGATGGCCGGCTGCGTCTTTCTGCAATTTTTCACGCGCTATGTGCTGAACGACAGCTATGCGTGGACCGAGGAAATCGCGATCAACTGCCTGATCGGCGTCGTCTTTCTAGGCGCCGTCATGTGCGTGCGCACCTCGCGGCATATCCAGGTCGACGTGTTCTATCACTATATGCCGGCGGGGCTGGCGCGCGTGCTCGCCACTTTCGTCGATATCGTCCGCATCGGCTTCTTCGCCTATGGCTGTTATCTGATGTGGCGTTACGTCGATATCGTCGCCGACGAGCAGATGGTCACCATCGAGCTGCCGCGCAACATCGTCTTCTACTCGGTGCTTGTCGCTTTCGTGCTGATGCTGATCCGCGCCGTGATCGTCTTCATCGCCAATATGCGCCGTGGCTACTCCGTCCTGGAGCGCCCGGAAGAATTCCAATCCGTCGAAGGATGA
- a CDS encoding TRAP transporter large permease, with the protein MLLLLGSFLLLMLVGVPVAISMAVASVLYIVLYGVAPDIIVAQRMIAGVESFPLLAVPFFILAGNLMNSAGVTGRIYSFAVALVGWMKGGLAQVNIIGSVIFSGMSGTALADAAGIGTIEIKAMKDHGYPVEAAVGVTAASATLGPIFPPSLPFVIYGMMANVSIGALFMAGILPGVVMTLLMMITVAAFAYRKRWGSDAPFNVRELLSAGMEIVVVLMVPVAIYLMMRAGLSMNAAAGIALLVLLALDWYFGFSAVMALMTPVILIGGMTMGWFTPTEAAVAAVLWSLFLGLVRYRTMTLSTLAKASFDTIETTASVLFIVTAASVFAWLLTASQAAQLLSDAILSITDNKWVFLILVNLLMLFVGCFLDTIAAITILVPILLPIVAKFDIDPVQFGLIMTLNLMIGLLHPPLGMVLFVLSRVAKLSVERTTMAIVPWLVPLFLALILITFIPAVSLWLPQQLGLLR; encoded by the coding sequence ATGCTGCTGCTTCTTGGCTCGTTTCTGCTGCTGATGCTGGTCGGCGTGCCCGTCGCCATTTCGATGGCCGTCGCCTCCGTGCTTTACATCGTCCTTTACGGCGTGGCGCCCGACATCATCGTCGCCCAGCGCATGATCGCCGGCGTCGAAAGTTTTCCCCTGCTCGCCGTGCCCTTCTTCATTCTGGCGGGCAATCTGATGAACTCGGCGGGTGTGACCGGCCGCATCTACTCCTTTGCGGTCGCCCTAGTCGGGTGGATGAAGGGCGGGCTGGCGCAGGTCAATATCATCGGCTCCGTCATCTTCTCCGGCATGTCGGGCACCGCGCTCGCAGACGCCGCCGGCATCGGCACGATCGAAATCAAGGCAATGAAGGACCACGGCTATCCGGTCGAAGCGGCGGTCGGCGTCACGGCGGCCTCCGCCACGCTCGGCCCGATCTTTCCCCCGTCGCTGCCCTTCGTCATCTACGGCATGATGGCGAACGTCTCGATCGGCGCTCTGTTCATGGCCGGTATCCTGCCCGGCGTCGTCATGACGCTGCTGATGATGATCACCGTCGCCGCCTTCGCCTATCGCAAACGCTGGGGCTCGGACGCACCGTTCAATGTGCGCGAGCTCCTGTCGGCCGGCATGGAAATCGTCGTTGTCCTGATGGTGCCTGTGGCGATCTATCTGATGATGCGCGCCGGTCTTTCGATGAACGCCGCGGCGGGTATTGCCCTCCTCGTGCTTCTGGCGCTCGACTGGTATTTCGGCTTCTCCGCCGTCATGGCGCTGATGACCCCGGTTATCCTGATCGGCGGCATGACGATGGGCTGGTTCACGCCGACCGAAGCCGCGGTCGCGGCCGTGCTCTGGTCGCTCTTCCTCGGCCTCGTGCGCTACCGCACGATGACGCTCTCGACACTCGCCAAGGCGAGCTTCGATACGATCGAGACGACGGCATCCGTTCTCTTCATTGTCACCGCGGCTTCCGTCTTCGCATGGCTCTTGACGGCCAGCCAGGCCGCGCAGCTGCTTTCCGATGCGATCCTGTCGATCACCGACAATAAATGGGTGTTCCTGATCCTGGTGAACCTGCTGATGCTGTTCGTCGGCTGCTTCCTGGATACGATCGCGGCGATCACCATCCTCGTGCCGATTCTGCTGCCGATCGTCGCCAAGTTCGATATCGACCCGGTTCAGTTTGGCCTGATCATGACGCTGAACCTGATGATCGGCCTGTTGCATCCGCCGCTCGGCATGGTGCTTTTCGTGCTGTCCAGAGTGGCGAAACTCTCGGTCGAACGCACCACCATGGCAATCGTGCCCTGGTTGGTGCCGCTCTTCCTGGCATTGATCCTGATCACCTTCATTCCCGCCGTATCGCTCTGGCTGCCGCAGCAACTCGGACTGTTGAGATAG
- a CDS encoding L-idonate 5-dehydrogenase, producing MRTRLARLYQKGDLRIEADTVAPPGPGQVLLKMAAAGICGSDLHYYQDGGFGPIRVREPIIPGHEASGIVERVGEGTDLKPGTLVAINPSQPCGQCEYCGKGLPIHCLDMRFMGSAMRLPHEQGMFREWLVVPARQCFEVGAATTAAEAACSEPLAVCLHAASRAGEISGKRVLVTGAGPIGCLMVAAAHHHGAAEIIVTDLADAALARAEAMGANRTINVSREAAALAEFETGKGYFDLVFECSAAAPAIRSAIAAIRPRGTIVQVGVTGEIPVPLNAIVGKELHIHGTQRFHEEFAAAVELISSREIDVRPIISHSLPLEEADAAFILAGDRTAACKVQLTL from the coding sequence ATGCGAACACGTCTGGCACGGCTTTACCAAAAGGGCGATCTCAGGATCGAGGCCGACACCGTTGCGCCCCCCGGTCCGGGCCAGGTGCTGCTGAAAATGGCGGCCGCTGGCATCTGCGGCTCCGACCTGCATTATTATCAGGACGGCGGCTTCGGACCGATCCGGGTGCGCGAGCCGATCATCCCCGGCCACGAGGCATCGGGAATCGTGGAGAGGGTGGGGGAAGGGACAGATCTGAAACCCGGGACGCTTGTGGCGATCAACCCCAGCCAGCCCTGCGGCCAATGCGAATATTGCGGGAAGGGACTGCCGATCCACTGCCTCGACATGCGCTTCATGGGGAGCGCGATGCGCCTGCCGCATGAGCAGGGCATGTTCCGGGAATGGCTGGTGGTGCCGGCCAGGCAGTGCTTCGAAGTGGGAGCGGCAACGACGGCCGCGGAAGCGGCGTGCAGCGAGCCCTTGGCCGTTTGCCTGCACGCGGCATCGCGTGCGGGAGAGATCTCGGGCAAGCGTGTCCTCGTCACAGGCGCTGGCCCGATCGGCTGCCTGATGGTTGCCGCCGCCCACCATCACGGCGCGGCGGAGATCATCGTGACCGATCTGGCCGATGCGGCGCTGGCGAGAGCCGAGGCGATGGGTGCGAACCGGACGATCAATGTGTCTCGGGAGGCTGCGGCGCTTGCCGAATTCGAGACCGGAAAGGGCTATTTCGATCTCGTCTTCGAATGCTCGGCCGCCGCACCCGCCATCCGCAGCGCCATTGCCGCCATCAGGCCGCGTGGCACGATCGTGCAGGTCGGCGTCACGGGAGAGATCCCGGTCCCGCTCAATGCCATCGTCGGCAAGGAGCTCCATATCCACGGCACGCAGCGTTTCCACGAGGAATTCGCTGCCGCCGTCGAGCTGATCTCAAGTCGCGAGATCGACGTGCGGCCAATCATCAGTCACAGCCTGCCTCTCGAAGAGGCTGACGCCGCTTTCATCCTTGCCGGCGACCGTACGGCTGCCTGCAAGGTGCAGCTGACCTTATAG
- a CDS encoding helix-turn-helix domain-containing protein yields the protein MNTTFDKPRERVVLVVEDDYVLASDLASNLSEIGAKVVGPAPNVEQALKYIDDSSQIDVAILDINLAGTMVFPVADELSKRNIPFFFATGYSRDVVPPRFADRIFVEKPLDKSAVYDALSDCRRSIEKAAGGQKNLILSMLSRRESEIIGPHLKPVVLIQGEILEQQFAEITTVSFIETGVVSLVATSLDGRQVEAGLIGREGVTGAGLLEGDWRTPYNLMVQIEGAAQCIDVDSFLRLTRRAPQLRSLSHSFSRALGIQISYTALANGRYSIEQRLARSLLMLLDRTDNPVLHLTHEYMSFMLGVRRSGVTGALHVLEGEKLIRSVRGKVVIVDRAGLILKAHGSYGIPEAEYERLMGFPLNGTRSAGKNTVNQAPDFAPPIRGPKGRH from the coding sequence ATGAATACGACTTTTGACAAACCTCGGGAAAGGGTTGTCCTGGTCGTCGAGGATGACTATGTCCTGGCGAGTGATCTCGCTTCTAACCTCAGCGAAATCGGCGCCAAGGTTGTCGGCCCTGCCCCAAACGTCGAGCAGGCACTGAAATATATTGACGACTCCTCCCAGATCGACGTTGCCATTTTAGACATCAATCTGGCGGGAACCATGGTATTTCCGGTTGCCGACGAGCTCTCAAAGCGCAATATTCCCTTCTTCTTTGCAACCGGCTACAGCCGAGACGTTGTTCCTCCGCGTTTTGCAGATCGCATCTTCGTGGAAAAGCCGTTGGACAAGAGCGCGGTTTACGATGCGCTTTCCGATTGCCGGCGCTCAATCGAAAAGGCGGCGGGTGGCCAAAAGAACTTGATCCTTTCGATGCTTTCTCGCCGCGAAAGCGAGATCATCGGGCCACATCTGAAACCGGTGGTGCTGATCCAAGGTGAGATCCTCGAGCAGCAGTTTGCAGAAATAACAACTGTGTCCTTCATCGAAACCGGTGTCGTTTCCCTTGTCGCCACGTCTCTCGATGGCAGACAGGTCGAAGCCGGCCTGATCGGGCGTGAAGGCGTGACCGGCGCCGGGTTGCTGGAGGGCGATTGGCGAACGCCTTACAACCTGATGGTGCAGATCGAAGGAGCCGCGCAGTGCATCGACGTCGATAGTTTCCTTCGTCTTACGCGCCGAGCCCCGCAGTTGCGCTCTCTTTCGCATTCCTTTTCGCGAGCGCTCGGAATTCAAATCAGTTACACGGCCTTGGCCAACGGGCGATACTCCATCGAACAGAGACTGGCGCGTTCGTTGCTGATGCTCCTCGACCGAACAGACAACCCGGTGCTGCATCTCACTCACGAATACATGTCGTTCATGCTCGGCGTCAGGCGCTCCGGCGTGACAGGCGCGCTCCACGTCCTTGAGGGCGAGAAGCTCATCAGGTCCGTGCGAGGAAAGGTCGTCATTGTGGACCGGGCCGGACTCATCCTCAAGGCTCACGGTTCGTACGGCATTCCGGAAGCTGAATACGAGCGCCTGATGGGATTCCCATTAAACGGTACAAGGAGTGCTGGGAAAAACACCGTCAATCAAGCGCCCGACTTCGCGCCTCCCATACGTGGGCCGAAAGGACGCCATTAG
- a CDS encoding response regulator, translated as MQRPFSFAGRFYLIVEDEYLAASSMVMALEDAGAEVAGPVSNVAGALKLVSERASKFEAAILDINLRGTMAHPAAERLAEEGIPFVVVTGYDCGSVPEPFSMMPCLNKPCDEQELLTVLAGLPVRRRPGLHRSI; from the coding sequence ATGCAAAGACCATTTTCGTTCGCGGGGCGTTTCTACCTGATCGTCGAAGACGAGTACCTCGCCGCTTCCAGCATGGTTATGGCGCTGGAGGACGCAGGAGCAGAAGTCGCCGGGCCTGTATCCAATGTCGCCGGCGCTTTGAAGCTCGTCTCTGAGCGCGCGTCCAAATTCGAGGCCGCAATTCTCGACATCAACTTGCGCGGGACAATGGCTCACCCGGCGGCCGAGAGGCTTGCCGAGGAAGGGATCCCCTTCGTTGTCGTCACGGGTTACGACTGCGGTTCCGTGCCCGAGCCATTCAGCATGATGCCCTGTCTCAACAAACCCTGCGATGAACAAGAGCTGCTGACGGTCCTGGCTGGTCTGCCGGTACGGCGGCGGCCTGGGCTCCATCGCTCTATTTGA
- a CDS encoding response regulator has protein sequence MEKGNYTKLFSGKRILIVEDEYFLADDTRRQLEDFGATVIGPAANVGRALDLINREHVDAAILDVFLGDELVFAVSDELEEREINFVFATGYDRSYIPAKYQGFALCEKPTELEKIAVALFGRSGSERLN, from the coding sequence GTGGAAAAAGGCAATTACACGAAACTCTTCTCGGGGAAGCGTATCCTGATTGTTGAGGACGAGTATTTTCTTGCCGACGACACCCGCCGGCAATTGGAGGATTTCGGCGCGACGGTCATTGGCCCTGCGGCGAATGTTGGCCGCGCGCTTGACCTTATCAATCGCGAACACGTCGATGCGGCGATCCTGGACGTCTTTCTTGGCGACGAGCTGGTTTTTGCTGTCTCCGATGAACTGGAGGAACGAGAAATCAACTTTGTCTTTGCTACCGGCTACGACCGGTCATACATCCCCGCAAAGTATCAAGGGTTTGCGCTCTGCGAAAAACCGACCGAGCTCGAAAAGATCGCCGTCGCGCTCTTTGGCCGGTCAGGTTCCGAACGGCTGAATTGA